In the Helicobacter sp. 11S03491-1 genome, one interval contains:
- the hemJ gene encoding protoporphyrinogen oxidase HemJ, with amino-acid sequence MEFLSTYYLWIKAIHVIGFVSWMAMLFYLPRLFVYHAENKDNQSYIRIAKIQERKLYLFIGHPAMIVTILTGILMVGIQPQLFQTGGWLHVKLLFVVILLVYHFMCGRYIKAFDNDVCLRSGRFFRIFNEIPTLCLIVIVICAVTKAF; translated from the coding sequence ATGGAATTTTTGAGCACGTATTATTTGTGGATCAAGGCGATTCATGTCATTGGTTTTGTCTCATGGATGGCAATGCTTTTTTATCTGCCCAGATTGTTTGTTTATCATGCAGAAAATAAAGATAATCAAAGCTATATACGCATTGCAAAGATTCAAGAAAGGAAACTTTATTTATTTATTGGGCATCCTGCAATGATTGTTACAATTCTAACGGGTATTTTGATGGTTGGAATACAACCCCAATTATTTCAAACAGGAGGTTGGTTGCATGTAAAATTGTTATTCGTGGTGATTTTGTTGGTTTATCATTTTATGTGCGGGAGATATATAAAGGCTTTTGACAATGATGTTTGTCTTAGAAGCGGGAGATTTTTTAGAATTTTTAATGAAATCCCCACGTTATGTTTGATAGTGATTGTTATTTGTGCAGTTACTAAAGCATTTTAG